From a single Streptomyces sp. 1331.2 genomic region:
- a CDS encoding NUDIX domain-containing protein: MKKIVAKLWRIIRGPMQWRVLWLWHSKFMVGVTGIVRDQDGRVLLLKHRMWPEGRQWGLPTGYANAGESFEDTIVREVREETGLTVKVCELAHLKSGYKLRVEVAYEALYVSGRIEAASFEILEARWFSPDDLPEGVQDSHRQLIARRRP, from the coding sequence ATGAAGAAGATCGTCGCGAAGCTCTGGCGGATCATCCGTGGTCCGATGCAGTGGCGCGTTCTGTGGCTGTGGCACTCGAAGTTCATGGTCGGCGTGACGGGCATCGTCCGCGACCAGGACGGGCGGGTGCTGCTGCTGAAGCACCGCATGTGGCCCGAGGGCCGCCAGTGGGGTCTGCCCACCGGCTATGCGAACGCGGGCGAGAGCTTCGAAGACACGATCGTGCGTGAGGTCAGGGAGGAGACCGGACTCACGGTCAAGGTGTGCGAGTTGGCGCACCTGAAGAGCGGCTACAAGCTTCGCGTCGAGGTCGCCTACGAGGCCCTGTACGTCAGCGGGCGGATCGAGGCGGCCTCGTTCGAAATCCTGGAGGCTCGATGGTTCTCACCGGACGATCTCCCCGAGGGAGTACAGGACTCGCACCGGCAGCTGATCGCTCGTCGGCGGCCCTGA
- a CDS encoding response regulator produces MRAVIAEDSVLLRVGLIKVLEMGGFQVAAEADDAEGLLAAVAEHRPELALIDVRMPPGFTDEGVRAAMEIRRRWPGTAVVLLSQYVEERYAADLLAANTSGVGYLLKQRVADVADFVAAVRRVADGGTALDPQVVAQLLLRRDSDPLARLTPREREVLGLMAEGRSNAGIAQALVVSESAVAKHINNIFAKFDLPVVDADHRRVLAVLRFLGASRA; encoded by the coding sequence GTGCGCGCGGTGATCGCCGAGGACTCGGTGCTGTTGCGGGTCGGCCTGATCAAGGTGCTGGAGATGGGCGGGTTCCAGGTCGCCGCGGAAGCCGACGATGCGGAGGGGCTGTTGGCGGCGGTGGCGGAGCACCGGCCCGAACTCGCCCTGATCGACGTCCGGATGCCGCCCGGCTTCACCGACGAGGGGGTGCGGGCGGCGATGGAGATCCGCCGGCGCTGGCCGGGGACGGCGGTGGTGCTGCTGTCGCAGTACGTGGAGGAGCGTTACGCGGCTGACCTGCTGGCCGCGAACACCAGCGGTGTGGGCTACCTGCTCAAGCAGCGGGTGGCGGACGTCGCCGACTTCGTGGCGGCGGTGCGGCGGGTGGCGGACGGGGGCACGGCCCTGGACCCGCAGGTCGTCGCCCAGCTGCTGCTGCGCCGCGACAGCGACCCGCTCGCGCGGCTGACCCCCCGCGAACGGGAGGTGCTCGGCCTGATGGCCGAGGGGCGATCCAACGCCGGCATCGCGCAGGCGCTGGTGGTCAGCGAGAGCGCCGTGGCCAAGCACATCAACAACATCTTCGCCAAGTTCGACCTACCCGTGGTCGACGCGGACCACCGCCGCGTCCTGGCCGTACTGCGGTTCCTCGGAGCGTCCCGGGCCTGA
- a CDS encoding helix-turn-helix domain-containing protein, translated as MPLRREPTLRQRRLGAEMRRMREQAGLGGSQLARELGLAPTQVTQMETGKIGVSAERLRTVAAACSCSNAPLIEALAEMATERRKGWWEEYRGTVSTDLLDLAELEDASRQLTTYTITFVHGLLQTRAYAASVFARAIPPLPDHEVDVRLNFRMQRQHIVHPNTTPIRAFIHEAALRMQFSGPKVLADQLDVLIKHSEQPGISIRAVPFDVESLPGPSENFTYAEGPVAELDTLQIDTSHNSLIFDSPAQLASYREILRRMASVALSEEESRDFIRRIKKEIESKHG; from the coding sequence ATGCCGCTACGCCGCGAACCGACCTTGCGCCAGCGCCGGTTGGGAGCCGAGATGCGCCGGATGCGCGAGCAGGCCGGCCTCGGAGGCAGCCAGCTGGCTCGCGAGCTCGGCCTTGCGCCAACTCAGGTGACACAGATGGAGACCGGCAAGATCGGCGTGAGCGCCGAACGTCTGCGCACGGTCGCCGCAGCCTGCAGTTGCTCCAACGCTCCCCTCATCGAAGCCCTTGCCGAGATGGCCACCGAGCGAAGGAAGGGCTGGTGGGAGGAGTACCGGGGGACAGTCTCCACGGATCTGCTCGACCTCGCCGAGCTCGAAGACGCCTCAAGGCAGCTCACCACCTACACGATCACTTTCGTCCATGGGCTTCTGCAGACCAGGGCCTATGCCGCCTCGGTGTTCGCGCGAGCGATTCCACCTTTGCCTGACCACGAGGTCGACGTTCGCCTGAACTTCCGCATGCAACGCCAGCACATTGTCCACCCGAATACAACGCCCATCCGCGCCTTCATTCACGAAGCAGCACTCAGGATGCAGTTCAGCGGCCCGAAGGTTCTCGCAGACCAGCTTGATGTCCTCATCAAGCACTCGGAACAACCGGGGATCTCGATCCGCGCAGTGCCTTTCGATGTCGAGTCCCTGCCCGGCCCAAGCGAGAACTTCACCTACGCAGAGGGTCCGGTGGCCGAGCTGGATACGCTTCAGATCGACACCAGTCACAACAGTCTGATTTTCGACTCCCCCGCACAGCTCGCCAGCTACCGCGAGATCCTCAGGCGGATGGCATCCGTTGCCCTCTCGGAGGAGGAGTCACGGGACTTCATCCGGCGCATTAAGAAGGAGATCGAGAGCAAGCATGGATGA
- the tatA gene encoding Sec-independent protein translocase subunit TatA: MLRNGLEPWHIFVVLAVVILLFGSKKLPEMARGLGKSMRILKAETKAMREDETPADAGTAQSTERPAVTPTNVTKATETTETKRPETT, translated from the coding sequence ATGCTGCGGAACGGTCTTGAGCCCTGGCACATCTTCGTGGTGCTGGCGGTCGTCATCCTGCTGTTCGGTTCGAAGAAGCTGCCCGAGATGGCGCGCGGCCTCGGCAAGTCGATGCGCATCCTGAAGGCCGAGACCAAGGCCATGCGCGAGGACGAGACCCCGGCGGACGCCGGCACCGCGCAGAGCACCGAGCGCCCGGCCGTCACGCCGACCAACGTGACCAAGGCCACCGAGACCACCGAGACCAAGCGGCCCGAGACCACCTGA
- a CDS encoding DUF397 domain-containing protein, translating into MPSTAWQKSSYSGASDNCVEVRAANGTVELRESDEGHLILRTAPGTFTALLHALKAGEFDHHA; encoded by the coding sequence ATGCCCAGCACCGCCTGGCAGAAGTCCAGCTACTCCGGCGCAAGCGACAACTGCGTCGAGGTTCGCGCCGCGAATGGGACGGTCGAACTCCGCGAGTCCGACGAGGGCCACCTCATCCTCCGCACCGCCCCCGGCACCTTCACCGCCCTCCTCCACGCCCTCAAGGCCGGCGAATTCGACCACCACGCCTGA
- a CDS encoding class I SAM-dependent methyltransferase, whose translation MTADHARVRGSYDAVAEEYLGRIGGELAFKVVDRALLGVVLEEAAGGVVADLGCGPGHVAGWLAGRGAEVVGIDLSPRMIELARREQPRAAFRTGDLLALPAADGEFAAAVALYSVIHLEPAELAPAFAEVLRVLRPGGVLLVSFHLGTEVRRMEEWWGHTVDVDFHFLQTEAVAALLAGAGFTVEVRLEREGLPEEAPTRRGYLLARRPA comes from the coding sequence ATGACTGCCGATCATGCGCGGGTGCGGGGGAGTTACGACGCGGTGGCTGAGGAGTACCTGGGGCGGATCGGGGGTGAGCTGGCCTTCAAGGTGGTGGACCGGGCGCTGCTGGGCGTCGTCCTGGAGGAGGCGGCCGGCGGGGTGGTGGCGGACCTCGGGTGCGGGCCCGGGCACGTGGCGGGGTGGCTGGCCGGGCGCGGGGCCGAGGTGGTGGGGATCGACCTGTCCCCGCGGATGATCGAGCTGGCCCGGCGGGAGCAGCCGCGGGCCGCGTTCCGCACCGGCGACCTGCTGGCGCTGCCCGCCGCCGACGGGGAGTTCGCGGCCGCCGTCGCCCTGTACTCGGTGATCCACCTGGAGCCGGCCGAGCTGGCGCCCGCGTTCGCCGAGGTGCTGCGGGTGCTGCGGCCCGGTGGGGTGCTGCTGGTCTCCTTCCACCTGGGCACCGAGGTGCGACGGATGGAGGAGTGGTGGGGGCACACCGTCGACGTGGACTTCCACTTCCTGCAGACCGAGGCCGTCGCCGCCCTGCTGGCCGGGGCCGGGTTCACCGTCGAGGTGCGGCTGGAACGGGAGGGCCTGCCCGAGGAGGCCCCCACCCGGCGCGGCTACCTGCTGGCGCGGCGCCCGGCGTGA
- a CDS encoding VOC family protein codes for MLTIGSLVLGVSDMSRAVAFWTAALDYVPRGGLVEDDWTVLVPADGPAGGVQIALGLSESPVQEHPRVHLDLYAGDAADQAAEVERLLALGAERVDWDLYPEDPDFVVLADPDGNRFCVIDTSHG; via the coding sequence ATGCTCACGATCGGCTCCCTCGTCCTCGGTGTCTCCGACATGTCCCGCGCCGTCGCCTTCTGGACGGCCGCCCTCGACTACGTCCCGCGCGGCGGCCTGGTCGAGGACGACTGGACGGTCCTCGTCCCCGCCGACGGCCCGGCCGGCGGCGTCCAAATCGCCCTCGGCCTCAGCGAGTCCCCCGTCCAGGAGCACCCCCGCGTCCACCTCGACCTCTACGCCGGCGACGCCGCCGACCAGGCCGCCGAGGTCGAGCGCCTGCTCGCCCTCGGCGCCGAGCGGGTGGACTGGGACCTCTACCCCGAGGACCCCGACTTCGTCGTCCTCGCCGACCCCGACGGCAACCGCTTCTGCGTCATCGACACCAGCCACGGCTGA
- a CDS encoding DUF397 domain-containing protein, translating into MDDSTWQKSSYSGSSNACMEVRTADGLVELRESDEGETILRTTAATFTALLHSLKAGEFDHHA; encoded by the coding sequence ATGGATGACTCCACATGGCAGAAGTCCAGTTACTCGGGCTCAAGCAATGCATGCATGGAGGTCCGCACCGCTGACGGGCTGGTCGAACTCCGCGAGTCCGACGAGGGCGAAACCATCCTCCGCACCACCGCCGCCACCTTCACTGCCCTCCTCCACTCCCTCAAGGCCGGTGAGTTCGACCACCACGCCTGA
- a CDS encoding helix-turn-helix domain-containing protein, protein MTFDPQSLGQSNSDLAAVLQELRKRAGLSGVQLARRVNMSQSKISKIETGKVTPSLVDVELILRVLRTPSELVAHVTALARIANTEWQDARALRRKGLDKKQIELASLERNSTTFRYFLPTMITGLLATPDYIRASLAPFPGDHTKAIAKKLERQAVLYDSAKRFTFILTEQACLWPLVREQAMAMQLDRLASVSRLPNVRLGVIPMAGHMPWAPLNVFTVYDAALATVEVSTGALVFRDPRDIQEYLDEFRTFEGYSLWGDEARAKLGAWANRFRSISRDL, encoded by the coding sequence TTGACATTTGATCCGCAGTCGCTGGGTCAATCCAATTCAGACCTGGCGGCAGTCCTTCAAGAGCTTCGCAAGCGAGCTGGACTCTCCGGAGTCCAGCTCGCTCGGCGTGTCAACATGTCACAGTCCAAGATCTCCAAGATCGAGACCGGCAAGGTCACCCCGTCGCTCGTCGACGTCGAACTGATCCTCCGAGTACTGCGGACACCCTCGGAGCTTGTGGCGCACGTGACCGCTCTCGCTCGCATCGCGAACACGGAGTGGCAGGACGCCAGGGCCCTGCGCCGGAAGGGGCTGGACAAGAAGCAGATCGAGCTGGCGAGTCTTGAACGCAACTCAACGACGTTCAGGTACTTCCTGCCGACCATGATCACCGGCCTGCTTGCGACACCTGACTACATCAGGGCCAGCCTCGCCCCGTTCCCCGGCGACCACACGAAGGCCATCGCCAAGAAGCTGGAGCGGCAGGCCGTTCTCTACGACTCCGCCAAGCGCTTCACCTTCATCCTGACTGAGCAGGCGTGCCTCTGGCCGCTTGTGCGGGAGCAGGCCATGGCCATGCAGTTAGACCGGCTGGCCTCCGTCTCACGCTTACCGAACGTTCGGCTTGGAGTCATCCCGATGGCCGGCCATATGCCATGGGCGCCATTGAACGTCTTCACGGTCTACGATGCCGCTCTGGCCACCGTGGAAGTCTCCACAGGAGCGCTGGTTTTTCGCGACCCACGCGATATCCAGGAATACCTGGACGAGTTTCGAACCTTTGAAGGGTATTCACTCTGGGGCGATGAAGCCCGCGCAAAGCTGGGCGCGTGGGCAAACCGCTTTCGGAGCATATCGCGCGATCTCTAG
- a CDS encoding methyltransferase family protein, which translates to MSLPTLLSLLGVLCWAAYELLLRRREDAAAGSWRADRRDRGSTRLLLGCYLASVLVVVLADRASIGELPDRARWFGVALVAAGLALRAWGMRTLGAYYTRTLRTVDAQRVVRSGPYRLIRHPGYAGSLLVWIGYALGTGSWAAALVVAALLLAAYGWRIAAEERLLLDSLGSEYAQYRLVSKRLVPFVY; encoded by the coding sequence ATGTCCCTGCCCACCCTCCTCTCCCTCCTCGGCGTCCTGTGCTGGGCCGCCTACGAGCTGCTGCTGCGCCGCCGCGAGGACGCCGCCGCCGGCAGCTGGCGCGCGGACCGCCGCGACCGCGGCTCGACCCGGCTGCTGCTCGGCTGCTACCTGGCCTCGGTGCTGGTCGTGGTGCTGGCCGACCGCGCCTCGATCGGCGAACTGCCCGACCGGGCACGCTGGTTCGGGGTCGCACTGGTGGCCGCCGGGCTGGCGCTGCGGGCCTGGGGCATGCGCACCCTGGGCGCGTACTACACCCGGACCCTGCGCACCGTGGACGCCCAGCGCGTCGTCCGCAGCGGCCCGTACCGGCTGATCCGCCACCCCGGCTACGCCGGCAGCCTGCTGGTCTGGATCGGCTACGCGCTCGGCACCGGCAGCTGGGCGGCCGCCCTGGTGGTCGCGGCGCTGCTGCTCGCCGCGTACGGCTGGCGGATCGCCGCCGAGGAGCGGCTGCTGCTGGACTCGCTGGGGAGCGAGTACGCGCAGTACCGCCTGGTGTCGAAGCGGCTGGTGCCGTTCGTCTACTGA
- a CDS encoding DUF6879 family protein, producing the protein MRLDGEVWQARFRDFETEAWRLETLPVYNVSQEEEELRAFRAGERIDPRTHTNSYTEDLRRVRREGKSKGRVHIVTRPLSEYLRYEFMYYLPHVWAGEDVRIMDVTDRPNPLAGVTDYWMFDKKEVVLMNYLPDGTQIDRTVFEGDISHFIEYQRIAIAESVPFEEYVKGIDI; encoded by the coding sequence GTGCGCTTGGATGGTGAGGTCTGGCAGGCCAGGTTCCGTGACTTCGAGACGGAAGCGTGGCGGTTGGAGACGCTGCCGGTCTACAACGTCTCGCAGGAGGAAGAGGAGCTGCGAGCGTTTCGCGCCGGCGAGCGGATCGACCCGCGCACGCACACCAACTCCTACACGGAAGACCTCCGACGAGTGCGGCGGGAGGGGAAGTCCAAGGGGCGCGTGCACATCGTCACGCGGCCGCTCTCCGAGTACCTTCGCTATGAGTTCATGTACTACCTGCCCCACGTGTGGGCCGGCGAGGACGTGAGAATCATGGACGTCACGGATCGGCCCAATCCCCTGGCTGGCGTGACCGACTACTGGATGTTCGACAAGAAGGAGGTAGTGCTGATGAACTACCTCCCTGATGGCACGCAGATCGACCGCACCGTGTTCGAGGGCGATATCAGCCACTTCATCGAATACCAGCGGATCGCCATCGCCGAATCGGTGCCTTTCGAGGAGTACGTGAAGGGCATTGACATTTGA
- a CDS encoding potassium channel family protein translates to MSESSPPPPPADLRAWAWLLVAFTLLMVGYFTLPLEWFGDRRPLVSWLGFAGALAALSWLMVVKIVGVLRGTAKRPVAWLVFLIALAMNIFSASYFVLGSHKAEFAGLETRLDALYFTVVTMATVGYGDITPSGQAARLVVMLQIGYNFVFLAAAAGTASRAVRSNVEQRFRGRD, encoded by the coding sequence ATGTCCGAGAGCTCTCCCCCGCCGCCGCCCGCCGACCTGCGGGCCTGGGCCTGGCTGCTGGTCGCGTTCACGCTGCTGATGGTCGGGTACTTCACGCTGCCGCTGGAGTGGTTCGGGGACCGGCGTCCGCTGGTGAGCTGGTTGGGCTTCGCGGGGGCCCTGGCGGCGCTGAGCTGGCTGATGGTCGTCAAGATCGTCGGGGTGCTGCGGGGGACGGCCAAGCGGCCGGTGGCCTGGCTGGTGTTCCTGATCGCCCTGGCGATGAACATCTTCTCGGCATCGTACTTCGTGCTGGGTTCGCACAAGGCGGAGTTCGCGGGGCTGGAGACCCGGCTGGACGCGCTGTACTTCACGGTCGTGACGATGGCGACGGTCGGGTACGGGGACATCACGCCGTCGGGGCAGGCGGCACGGCTCGTGGTGATGCTGCAGATCGGGTACAACTTCGTGTTCCTGGCGGCGGCCGCCGGGACGGCTTCGCGGGCGGTCCGCAGCAATGTGGAGCAGAGGTTCCGGGGAAGGGACTGA
- a CDS encoding Rieske 2Fe-2S domain-containing protein, which translates to MRITSVGHAGLLVETGAGRILCDPWFNPAFFASWFPFPDNEAMDTAQLHTAEYLYVSHLHHDHFDAEWLGTRMSKDTVVLLPDYPVRDLRTAMEDLGFRHFVQTRDLEPTELHSGVRVMVNALTSPTDGPIGDSALLVDDNGTRILNQNDARPVDEPRIREFGPLAGHFLQYSGAIWYPMVYDFPARMKQTVGRRKRRNGMTRALNYIEQYGAEHVFPFAGPPCFLDEELFHLNDLDGDASNIFPDQWVFLDFLREHGVTNTHLLLPGTVADLGPDRSCRIEQVEEREVARIRDDRTGYLRAYQARRADRIRAEKAAWPTTRTDLLAALQEWVEPLLQHADRTCAGINGRVLVEVVDAPDRTSDGTDAPAPASAPAPAPAPAPAEQILFDFLDRRVRRWAGEECRYRFTLPRPLVERLVAERCPDWANELFLSCRFKAARKGPFNEFVTTFFASLSTERMSYVEGYYAESEQTEERAGAGDYVVQRLCPHLKADLVRFGSHRDGVLTCRLHDWEFDLSTGRCLTSDDRKIISAARVGPPGSDPDLPEIPAAEIPEAEIPAAEIPEAEIPEAEIPAA; encoded by the coding sequence ATGCGCATCACATCCGTCGGCCACGCCGGCCTGCTCGTGGAGACCGGTGCCGGGCGCATCCTGTGCGACCCGTGGTTCAACCCGGCCTTCTTCGCCTCGTGGTTCCCGTTCCCCGACAACGAGGCGATGGACACCGCCCAGCTGCACACCGCCGAGTACCTGTACGTCTCCCACCTGCACCACGACCACTTCGACGCCGAGTGGCTGGGCACCCGGATGTCCAAGGACACCGTCGTGCTGCTCCCCGACTACCCGGTCCGCGACCTGCGCACGGCCATGGAGGACCTGGGGTTCCGCCACTTCGTCCAGACCCGCGACCTCGAACCGACCGAACTCCACAGCGGCGTCCGGGTCATGGTCAACGCGCTCACCTCGCCGACCGACGGCCCGATCGGCGACTCCGCGCTGCTCGTCGACGACAACGGGACGCGCATCCTCAACCAGAACGACGCCCGCCCGGTGGACGAGCCCCGGATCCGCGAATTCGGCCCGCTCGCCGGGCACTTCCTCCAGTACTCGGGCGCGATCTGGTACCCGATGGTCTACGACTTCCCCGCCCGGATGAAGCAGACCGTCGGCCGCCGCAAGCGCCGCAACGGCATGACCCGCGCGCTCAACTACATCGAGCAGTACGGTGCCGAGCACGTCTTCCCGTTCGCCGGGCCGCCCTGCTTCCTGGACGAGGAGCTGTTCCACCTCAACGACCTGGACGGGGACGCCTCCAACATCTTCCCCGACCAGTGGGTCTTCCTGGACTTCCTGCGCGAGCACGGCGTGACCAACACCCACCTGCTGCTGCCCGGCACGGTGGCCGATCTCGGGCCGGACCGCAGCTGCCGGATCGAACAGGTCGAGGAGCGGGAGGTCGCCCGGATCCGGGACGACCGGACCGGCTACCTGCGCGCCTACCAGGCCCGCCGCGCCGACCGGATCCGCGCCGAGAAGGCGGCCTGGCCGACCACCCGCACCGACCTGCTGGCCGCCCTCCAGGAGTGGGTGGAGCCGCTGTTGCAGCACGCCGACCGCACCTGCGCAGGCATCAACGGGCGGGTCCTGGTCGAGGTGGTGGACGCCCCGGACAGGACGTCGGACGGTACGGACGCCCCCGCCCCCGCCTCCGCCCCCGCCCCCGCCCCCGCCCCCGCCCCCGCCGAGCAGATCCTCTTCGACTTCCTGGACCGCCGGGTACGCCGCTGGGCGGGCGAGGAGTGCCGCTACCGCTTCACCCTGCCCCGGCCGCTGGTGGAGCGGCTGGTCGCCGAGCGCTGCCCCGACTGGGCCAACGAGCTGTTCCTCTCCTGCCGCTTCAAGGCCGCCCGCAAGGGCCCCTTCAACGAGTTCGTGACCACCTTCTTCGCCTCTCTCTCGACCGAGCGGATGTCCTACGTCGAGGGCTACTACGCGGAGTCGGAGCAGACCGAGGAGCGGGCCGGGGCCGGCGACTACGTCGTCCAGCGGCTCTGCCCGCACCTCAAGGCGGACCTGGTCCGGTTCGGATCCCACCGGGACGGCGTCCTCACCTGCCGGCTGCACGACTGGGAGTTCGACCTGTCCACCGGGCGCTGCCTGACCAGTGACGACCGGAAGATCATCAGTGCGGCGCGGGTGGGCCCGCCCGGCAGTGACCCGGACCTGCCCGAGATCCCCGCCGCGGAGATCCCCGAAGCCGAGATCCCCGCAGCGGAGATCCCCGAAGCCGAGATCCCCGAAGCCGAGATCCCCGCAGCCTGA
- a CDS encoding class I SAM-dependent methyltransferase has translation MRNSRALIGAGAAAAVATWWFTDSAPYPYSQRWLLDLPLPFLTLKRLDHVLQAREGQRILEIGPGTGLQSLHVAPQLGPNGRLDIVDIQQEMLDHVGRRAKEQGVDNIVPNCVDAHELPFEDGSFDAAYLVTALGEIPDPARTLAELRRVLKPFGRLVVGEFFDRHQIRPSALIGLAEGAGLRVARLYGPPFAYYALLRPIDA, from the coding sequence ATGAGGAATTCGCGGGCATTGATCGGCGCGGGCGCTGCTGCCGCCGTCGCCACCTGGTGGTTCACCGACTCCGCGCCGTACCCGTACTCTCAGCGCTGGCTGCTCGACCTGCCGCTGCCGTTCCTGACCCTGAAGCGTCTGGACCACGTGCTGCAGGCCCGGGAGGGCCAGAGGATCCTGGAGATCGGCCCCGGAACCGGCCTGCAGTCGCTGCACGTCGCACCGCAGCTGGGTCCGAACGGCCGGCTGGACATCGTGGACATCCAGCAGGAGATGCTCGACCACGTGGGCCGCCGGGCCAAGGAGCAGGGCGTCGACAACATCGTGCCGAACTGCGTTGACGCACATGAACTTCCCTTTGAAGATGGCTCGTTCGACGCGGCCTACCTGGTGACGGCGCTGGGCGAGATCCCGGATCCGGCACGTACGCTGGCCGAGCTGCGCCGGGTGCTGAAGCCGTTCGGGCGGCTGGTGGTCGGCGAGTTCTTCGACCGGCACCAGATCCGGCCGTCCGCGCTGATCGGCCTGGCGGAGGGAGCCGGGCTGCGGGTCGCCCGGCTGTACGGTCCGCCGTTCGCGTACTACGCGCTGCTGCGCCCGATCGACGCCTGA
- a CDS encoding sensor histidine kinase has protein sequence MTIPAGLRRTALRAQRDTGFLAAGVLPHLALVPVWAWAAATTARTGDWLLAVSVSAALVLLGTPMLTAVQRARYRVLIGVDVPRLTPTAPERRTWASTARWLAATRPWRKIGYHLLLGPLLALLELLVLAVAAAGLAGVIACAWAWALPTGIRQDWFGYLTQLPAYTAAGLLLLCALPWAAQAGARAEARLALGLLGPSRAQRLQERVDQLAVSRTDLIEAVDAERRRIERDLHDGTQQRLVSLAVNLGLAVATRPDLPGAREVIARAHLEAKEAITELNDLVRGLHPAVLEDRGLDAALSGLAARTPLPVRLRVDLEERVAPSVESVAYFVVSEALTNATKHANAMRAEVIVRRVGEVLRVRVTDDGLGGADAAAGTGLAGLAKRVGSLDGAFHVNSPVGGPTTITAELPCAR, from the coding sequence ATGACGATTCCAGCCGGACTGAGACGCACGGCGCTCCGGGCACAGCGGGACACCGGCTTTCTTGCCGCTGGTGTGCTGCCGCACCTGGCGCTGGTGCCCGTGTGGGCCTGGGCGGCGGCGACCACCGCCAGGACGGGGGACTGGCTCCTTGCGGTTTCCGTCTCGGCCGCCCTGGTCCTGCTCGGCACGCCGATGCTGACGGCCGTTCAGCGGGCTCGCTACCGGGTGCTCATCGGTGTGGACGTCCCGCGACTCACCCCCACCGCGCCGGAACGACGGACGTGGGCCTCGACCGCCCGGTGGCTCGCGGCGACGCGGCCTTGGCGCAAGATCGGCTACCACCTCCTGCTGGGCCCGCTGCTCGCGCTGCTGGAGCTGCTGGTGCTCGCGGTGGCAGCGGCGGGTCTGGCGGGCGTCATCGCCTGCGCCTGGGCATGGGCGCTGCCGACCGGAATCCGCCAGGACTGGTTCGGCTACCTGACGCAGCTGCCGGCCTACACAGCAGCTGGACTCCTCCTCCTGTGCGCCCTGCCCTGGGCCGCGCAGGCAGGAGCCCGCGCCGAGGCACGGCTGGCATTGGGCCTGCTCGGGCCCAGCCGGGCGCAGCGGCTCCAGGAGCGGGTCGATCAGCTGGCCGTGAGCCGGACCGACTTGATCGAGGCCGTCGACGCGGAGCGCCGCCGGATCGAGCGCGACCTGCACGACGGCACCCAGCAGCGGTTGGTGTCCCTCGCGGTCAACCTGGGTCTGGCCGTTGCCACCCGCCCGGACCTGCCGGGCGCCCGCGAGGTGATCGCGAGAGCGCACCTGGAGGCGAAGGAGGCGATCACCGAACTCAATGACCTGGTGCGAGGGCTGCACCCGGCGGTGCTCGAAGACCGAGGTCTGGACGCGGCGTTGTCCGGGCTGGCTGCCCGCACGCCCCTGCCGGTGCGGCTGCGGGTCGATCTGGAGGAACGGGTGGCGCCCAGCGTGGAGTCGGTCGCGTACTTCGTGGTCTCGGAGGCGCTGACCAATGCGACGAAACACGCCAACGCGATGCGTGCGGAGGTCATCGTCCGTCGGGTCGGCGAGGTGCTGCGAGTGCGCGTCACCGACGACGGGCTGGGCGGCGCCGACGCCGCCGCCGGCACGGGGCTGGCCGGGCTGGCCAAGCGGGTCGGCTCCCTCGACGGGGCCTTCCACGTCAACAGCCCCGTCGGGGGGCCCACCACCATTACCGCGGAGCTGCCGTGCGCGCGGTGA
- a CDS encoding ATP-binding protein, translating to MRHLNTPSLTLTRQSLRDAMIRAGWPPSATFDAELALCELLVNAWRHGRTPAPIVQILFLNAVLRVSVSDESPLLPDQGPLSLLAESGRGLQLVAGLTRRWGVDPQERGKSVWFECEKGAA from the coding sequence ATGCGTCACCTCAACACGCCCTCCCTCACCCTCACCCGCCAGTCCCTCCGCGACGCGATGATCCGCGCCGGGTGGCCGCCCTCCGCCACCTTCGACGCCGAACTCGCCCTCTGCGAGCTCCTGGTGAACGCCTGGCGGCACGGCCGCACCCCCGCGCCGATCGTCCAGATTCTCTTCCTCAACGCCGTCCTCCGCGTCTCCGTCTCCGACGAGAGCCCCCTCCTCCCCGACCAGGGGCCCCTCTCCCTCCTCGCCGAGTCCGGCCGTGGCCTGCAGCTCGTCGCCGGCCTCACCCGACGGTGGGGCGTCGACCCCCAGGAGCGCGGCAAGTCCGTCTGGTTCGAGTGCGAGAAGGGCGCCGCCTGA